One Mycolicibacterium sp. TUM20985 genomic window, CGCCACGCCGCGATGATCTCCTTGGTCGCCGCGTGCGCCTTGGTCGGTCCATCGGCGAGCCGGTCGGTCAGGGTGCGCGCGGCGGTGTCCACGTCGTCGTGGATCGCATTGACCACACCCCACGCAGCCATCGTCGCGGCGTCGTACACGTCTCCGGTCATGACCAGTTCGCGGGCGCGACCCGATCCCGCGCGCTCGGCCAGCCGCTGCGGCCCGCCCATCGAGGGCGTCAGGCCGACGACGGTCTCGACCAGCCCGAACTTCGCCCGCGGGGACGCCAGGATGAGGTCGCACGCCAACGCGATCTCGAATGCCGCGGTCAGCGTGAGGCCGTGCGCCGCGAAAACGACCGGGCACGGCAGGGCCTCGAGCGGATCGACGATCCCGGCGAACAGCGTGCGCCACAGCTCGGCGCCCTGTGTCGGGGTCAGCCCTTGGAACACGTGCACGTCGACGCCCGCCGAGTTGACCTTGCCCTCCGCCCGGAGCAGCAGGGCGCGGGGCGGGTGGGCCGCGAGATCCCCGATCCCCGCGGTCAGCGCGTCGAACATGGCCTGATCGAACAGGTTCAGCGGGCCGTGGTCGAAGGTGAGGGTGGCAACCTCGGCGCCCGCGGGAGTCATGGAGCGCGTGACGGTGATCGGTTCACTTTGCATGGCGCTCAGCGTGTCATGAGGCCGGCATGCCTTGGCTGCGACCCGCCTCATCGCCGGGTGAGGGCGAACACCCGAAGATCGCGTGCCGTCCGAGTGCGATATGACTGGTACATCGGATAGGCCAGGAACCGCTGCAGCGCGCGATCTCCCTCCGGACCCGTCAGATGTGTTGCGGTCACTGGGATCTCGATGCCGTTGATCGCGACCGTCGCCTCGGGTTCTGCCAACAGGTTCGACGACCACTCGGGATGGTGCTGCTGGCCAAAGTTGCTGCCGATCACCAGAAGCCGGTCACCGTCGCTGAGGTAGCTCAGCGGCGCCGTGCGCTGCCGGCCTGTTCTCCGACCGGTGGTGGTCAATAGCAGTTCGGGCAGCGAGGTAGGTCCAAACAGGGTGTACTTGCCCTTGGTCGCCTGAAGGACGCGCCGGTCCAGCGGCACCAGCAGCCGGATGAAGCGCGAGCCGACTGGCGAGGAGATCGCGGCGTAGAGCGGTTTGAAGATGGGCGAGATGTCTTCTTTGCCCCAGTGGGGTTCTGGGAAGGTCGGCGGCACGAATGCCATAGTGCCCGATTCCGGCAGATCGCTCAGGGGCTCGCCGATGTTCAAAACCGGTTTCGCAACAGCGTCGCTTCGTAGCTGAATGGGATACGAGAACCTACGGTCACCCCGAACGTCGATGAGGGCACAATGAGGCGGATGCGGAGTGAACGCCTGCGCACGTGGTTCTTCTGGGTGCTGCAACACACCATCAACCCGTTGGCGACCGCTGCCGCTCGGTCGGGGCGTGGCCCGTTCTCGTTGGTGCGGCACGTCGGGCGCAAGACGGGCAGGGTCTATCAGACGCCCCTGATCGTGGCGCGCGTGCCCGGCGGTTTCGTCGCCGAGTTGACCTACGGGCCAAACGTGTCCTGGTACCGGAACGTCATGGCCGCCGGCCGTTGCGTGCTGATCGTCGAGAACGTGGAGTACGACATCGGCGCGGTGCGCGCGTACTCCACCGAGGCCGGCTTGGATGCCTTCGGGTATCCGCAGAAACTGATCTTGAAACTGTTGCGACGCCAGGAGTTTCGCCTTCTGGAGCTGGCACGGGCCTAGTCGTCAGAGGGGCGAACGAAGGGCCGCTGGATCTTCTTCCAGTCCGTATAGGTCTGATAGGCGGTTTGCGTGGATTCCAGCGTGGACGTCTCGGATACCGGTACGTCCCACCACGACTCGCTGTCCGGTGCGGCGATCAGCGGGTCGGTCTCGACGTGGATCACGGTGGTCCGATCGCTGGCCTTGGCCACCTTCACCGCATCGGTGAACTCGGCGGCAGTGACGACGCGAATGACGTCGGCCCCGAGGCTGGCGGCGTTGGCGGCCAGGTCGACCGGCAGCTTGTCGCCGTCGAGGCGACCGTCGTCG contains:
- a CDS encoding enoyl-CoA hydratase/isomerase family protein, which translates into the protein MQSEPITVTRSMTPAGAEVATLTFDHGPLNLFDQAMFDALTAGIGDLAAHPPRALLLRAEGKVNSAGVDVHVFQGLTPTQGAELWRTLFAGIVDPLEALPCPVVFAAHGLTLTAAFEIALACDLILASPRAKFGLVETVVGLTPSMGGPQRLAERAGSGRARELVMTGDVYDAATMAAWGVVNAIHDDVDTAARTLTDRLADGPTKAHAATKEIIAAWRSGGVGHADGVTPEVSGALFATDDLQRAVVSFLDVGPGKATYTGR
- a CDS encoding nitroreductase/quinone reductase family protein, with product MRSERLRTWFFWVLQHTINPLATAAARSGRGPFSLVRHVGRKTGRVYQTPLIVARVPGGFVAELTYGPNVSWYRNVMAAGRCVLIVENVEYDIGAVRAYSTEAGLDAFGYPQKLILKLLRRQEFRLLELARA
- a CDS encoding nitroreductase family deazaflavin-dependent oxidoreductase; protein product: MPPTFPEPHWGKEDISPIFKPLYAAISSPVGSRFIRLLVPLDRRVLQATKGKYTLFGPTSLPELLLTTTGRRTGRQRTAPLSYLSDGDRLLVIGSNFGQQHHPEWSSNLLAEPEATVAINGIEIPVTATHLTGPEGDRALQRFLAYPMYQSYRTRTARDLRVFALTRR